From a single Acidobacteriota bacterium genomic region:
- a CDS encoding helix-turn-helix domain-containing protein, translating to MKQEEEMIREAVERYRRGGISMRELARIYRVSASTVHRWIRGREPSEEGGYGGERVRGSGSSGSAVRGGSAEVRRLRKELEEARLYNELLNAMIDIAEDRFEVPIRKKPGAKR from the coding sequence ATGAAACAAGAAGAAGAGATGATAAGAGAGGCAGTTGAGAGGTATCGGAGAGGTGGGATATCGATGCGGGAGTTGGCAAGGATATACCGGGTTTCGGCGTCGACGGTACACAGATGGATAAGGGGCCGGGAGCCGAGTGAGGAAGGAGGTTATGGGGGAGAGAGGGTCCGAGGATCGGGGTCTTCTGGGTCGGCGGTTAGGGGCGGGTCGGCGGAGGTGAGGCGGCTGCGGAAGGAGCTTGAGGAGGCCCGGCTATACAACGAGTTGCTGAATGCGATGATCGACATCGCGGAAGATCGATTTGAGGTACCGATCAGAAAAAAACCTGGGGCCAAGCGGTGA
- a CDS encoding type II toxin-antitoxin system RelE/ParE family toxin — protein MRSGYRILWTDHALEELEKAVEYLQLNFTDAEIARLANAVESTLSHITRNPLMYPETAQAGGIRRAVVLRFNTLYYRVNYDEQIIEVLSFFSNRQDPASLKT, from the coding sequence ATGAGAAGTGGTTATAGGATTCTCTGGACCGACCACGCCCTCGAAGAACTTGAAAAGGCAGTCGAATATCTGCAATTGAACTTTACCGACGCTGAGATCGCACGCTTGGCCAACGCGGTCGAGTCAACGCTTAGTCACATCACCCGAAATCCGTTAATGTATCCGGAGACTGCCCAAGCAGGCGGAATCCGCCGAGCAGTCGTTTTGCGTTTCAACACTCTGTATTATCGAGTCAATTACGACGAACAAATAATTGAAGTCCTTTCGTTCTTCTCCAACAGACAGGATCCGGCATCACTGAAAACGTGA
- a CDS encoding phenylalanine--tRNA ligase subunit beta yields the protein MNISYNWLKELIDIDLSAEETAAALTRVGLAVEGIHPHKGDLVLDIDLTSNRSDCLSHLGVARELGVITGRSLKATSGSAAAGDELDAVPFPSVLAPEVVRVDAPEFCNRFTARVIRGVKIGPSPEWLVDRLEALGERSINNVADITNYVMLELGQPMHAFDLDKLAEKRIVVRTARAGETITTLDEIERTLDETMLAICDAERPVAVAGVMGGIESGITETTTNVLLEVAYFKRENIRQTSRKLGLATEASYRFERGVDIENLIRASDRATELIVQLAGGEAADIVDVYPERQPERTVRSADVASAVKRLTGLDVAADECERILSALGIARIGDGEYTSPTWRHDIAIEEDLVEEVARHAGYENIKDELPPAFGAGEYQASEVRKRRLRGALVEQGFDEAIAYSFIDVRHDDLFAAVPEFLREGGEEKFVTLKDSVIEGSVRMRPTLIPGLLGALRLNLNHQRRDVKLFEIGKAFAASGMGELPTERELFTIAVTGGEVHEDRAMPARQLDLYDAKGAVEAALEAAGAADCDYRPAEISHLRAGQSGEVVKDGRVVGTFGRLNEEIAANYKFKQPVYVAELDLQTILAEPSEPAVYTPLSRFPAVVRDISFLVPRSLTFAEIQSSAIGADATNLRAVSFVDIFEGKGLADDVRSLTIRLEFRSDERTLTDAEVDAEYSAVLTKLKHELSLEPRT from the coding sequence ATGAACATCAGTTACAATTGGCTCAAAGAGCTCATCGATATCGACCTTTCTGCCGAGGAAACTGCGGCGGCTCTGACGCGCGTGGGGTTGGCGGTCGAGGGGATCCATCCGCATAAGGGCGACCTTGTTTTGGACATTGATCTTACGTCGAACCGCTCGGACTGCCTTTCGCATCTCGGTGTCGCCCGCGAGCTCGGTGTGATAACCGGACGGTCGCTCAAGGCTACGAGCGGGTCGGCGGCGGCGGGCGATGAGCTTGACGCGGTTCCCTTTCCTTCGGTTCTTGCGCCTGAGGTCGTGCGGGTTGATGCTCCCGAGTTTTGCAATCGCTTCACCGCCCGGGTGATCCGCGGCGTAAAGATCGGCCCTTCGCCTGAGTGGCTGGTCGATCGGCTTGAGGCTCTCGGTGAGCGTTCGATCAACAACGTCGCCGACATCACTAACTACGTAATGCTCGAGCTCGGCCAGCCGATGCACGCCTTTGACCTCGATAAGCTTGCCGAAAAGCGGATCGTCGTCCGCACCGCTCGAGCCGGCGAAACGATCACGACGCTGGACGAAATTGAGCGAACGCTCGATGAAACGATGCTCGCCATCTGCGACGCCGAACGGCCGGTTGCGGTCGCCGGTGTGATGGGCGGCATCGAAAGCGGCATCACCGAGACGACGACAAACGTTCTTCTCGAGGTCGCATATTTCAAACGCGAGAATATCCGCCAAACCTCGCGGAAACTCGGCCTCGCGACCGAGGCGAGCTATCGCTTCGAACGCGGCGTCGATATCGAAAACCTCATCCGTGCCTCGGACCGTGCGACGGAGCTGATCGTTCAGCTCGCCGGCGGTGAGGCCGCGGACATCGTCGACGTCTATCCCGAACGTCAGCCCGAGCGGACGGTTCGTTCGGCAGATGTCGCGTCGGCCGTCAAACGGCTCACTGGGCTCGATGTTGCGGCGGATGAATGTGAACGGATACTCTCGGCTCTCGGCATTGCCCGCATCGGCGATGGCGAATATACGTCGCCGACCTGGCGGCACGACATCGCCATCGAAGAAGATCTGGTGGAAGAGGTCGCCCGCCACGCGGGCTATGAGAATATCAAGGACGAGCTGCCGCCTGCCTTCGGTGCTGGCGAGTATCAGGCAAGCGAGGTTCGGAAACGCCGCCTCCGCGGTGCACTCGTCGAGCAGGGCTTTGACGAGGCCATCGCCTATAGCTTCATTGACGTCCGCCACGATGATCTTTTCGCAGCGGTCCCCGAGTTCCTTCGCGAAGGCGGCGAGGAGAAATTCGTTACGCTGAAGGATTCCGTCATCGAAGGCTCCGTTCGAATGCGGCCGACGCTTATCCCGGGCCTGCTCGGTGCTCTGCGGCTCAATTTGAACCACCAGCGACGCGACGTAAAGCTCTTCGAGATCGGCAAAGCATTTGCCGCTTCCGGAATGGGCGAACTCCCGACCGAGCGTGAGCTTTTCACGATCGCCGTGACCGGCGGCGAAGTCCATGAGGACCGGGCGATGCCCGCCCGACAGCTCGATCTTTACGATGCGAAAGGTGCGGTCGAGGCCGCTCTCGAGGCCGCCGGGGCCGCAGATTGTGACTACCGTCCAGCGGAGATCTCGCATTTGCGGGCCGGACAATCGGGCGAGGTCGTGAAAGATGGTCGCGTTGTTGGAACCTTTGGCCGGCTAAATGAGGAAATCGCAGCCAATTACAAGTTTAAGCAGCCTGTATATGTTGCGGAGCTCGATCTACAAACGATACTCGCGGAACCGAGCGAGCCGGCTGTTTACACGCCTTTATCGCGGTTTCCTGCGGTCGTACGCGACATTTCGTTTTTGGTCCCGCGTTCGCTGACCTTTGCGGAGATTCAAAGCTCCGCCATCGGAGCCGACGCAACGAACCTCCGGGCGGTCTCGTTCGTCGATATTTTTGAAGGCAAGGGACTTGCCGATGATGTCCGCTCGCTGACGATCCGGCTCGAATTTCGCAGCGATGAGCGAACGCTTACCGACGCCGAGGTCGATGCGGAGTATTCGGCCGTTCTTACAAAGCTCAAGCATGAGCTTTCACTGGAGCCTCGAACGTAG
- the tdh gene encoding L-threonine 3-dehydrogenase: protein MKAIVKSKAEPGLWIEDVPEPAMGINDVMIRVKRGGICGTDLHIYNWDAWAQATITVPTIIGHEFVGEIVDVGSNVVDFAAGDVVSVEGHLVCGRCRHCMAGRRALCANTRGVGVNMDGGFAEFIAVPHTNIWKHKPGVDLDVAAIFDPFGNAVHTALEFEVFGEDVLITGAGPIGIMAAAVAKHAGARNIVITDVNPFRLQLAENMGHVTRAVDVSKTSIKDVQKELGMKEGFDVGMEMSGVPVAFKDMLANMFHGGKIAFLGIPAEQFAIDWKTVIFNMITIKGIYGRQMYETWYQMSNLLDAGVDISPVITHRYSYKDFEKGFAAIKEGNCGKVVLDFEEI, encoded by the coding sequence ATGAAAGCTATTGTTAAAAGCAAGGCCGAGCCCGGTCTTTGGATAGAGGATGTGCCCGAGCCCGCAATGGGTATCAATGATGTGATGATCCGCGTGAAGCGTGGCGGCATCTGCGGCACGGACCTCCATATTTACAACTGGGACGCCTGGGCACAGGCGACCATCACGGTGCCGACGATAATTGGCCACGAATTTGTCGGCGAGATAGTTGATGTCGGCTCGAACGTCGTTGATTTTGCCGCCGGCGACGTTGTCAGCGTTGAGGGCCATCTGGTCTGCGGCCGCTGCCGCCATTGCATGGCCGGGCGGCGGGCTTTGTGCGCCAATACGCGCGGAGTCGGGGTTAATATGGACGGCGGCTTTGCCGAGTTTATCGCTGTTCCGCACACCAACATCTGGAAGCACAAGCCCGGCGTCGATCTGGACGTAGCGGCGATCTTTGACCCCTTCGGCAACGCCGTTCATACCGCGCTTGAGTTCGAAGTTTTTGGTGAAGACGTCCTCATCACCGGTGCCGGCCCGATCGGCATAATGGCCGCCGCGGTCGCAAAACACGCCGGCGCCCGCAACATCGTTATCACAGACGTAAACCCCTTCCGGCTTCAGCTTGCCGAGAATATGGGCCACGTTACGCGTGCCGTCGATGTCAGCAAGACATCGATCAAGGACGTCCAGAAAGAGCTTGGGATGAAAGAAGGCTTCGACGTTGGGATGGAGATGTCCGGCGTCCCCGTCGCCTTTAAGGACATGCTCGCCAACATGTTCCACGGCGGCAAGATCGCCTTCCTCGGCATCCCGGCCGAACAGTTCGCCATTGACTGGAAGACCGTTATCTTCAATATGATCACCATCAAAGGCATATACGGCCGCCAGATGTACGAGACCTGGTACCAAATGTCGAACCTCCTCGACGCCGGCGTCGATATCTCTCCCGTCATCACCCACCGCTACTCCTACAAAGACTTCGAAAAAGGCTTCGCCGCCATCAAAGAAGGAAACTGCGGCAAGGTCGTCCTTGATTTTGAGGAGATCTAA
- a CDS encoding IS3 family transposase translates to MWVSDITYIRVREGFAYLSLITDAYSRKIVGYCLSEDLTARGPAAALRMALRDNPERDGLIHHSDRGLQYYSSRYMKLIGKQIRVSMSEKSDPLENAIAERVNGILKQELLRTSFKSFSEAARQIDQAVNTYNHLRPHLSIDMLTPAEAHARTGELKKRWKKYYPAKTFHSQAAA, encoded by the coding sequence TTGTGGGTCAGCGATATCACTTATATCAGGGTCCGGGAAGGGTTTGCTTATCTGAGCCTGATCACGGACGCCTACTCGCGAAAGATAGTCGGCTACTGCCTCAGCGAGGACCTGACGGCCAGAGGGCCGGCGGCGGCACTGCGGATGGCACTCAGGGACAATCCGGAGCGCGACGGGCTGATACACCACTCGGACCGTGGGCTGCAATACTACAGCTCGCGGTACATGAAGCTGATCGGGAAACAGATCCGGGTCTCGATGAGCGAAAAGAGCGACCCGCTGGAGAACGCCATTGCCGAACGCGTCAACGGCATTCTCAAACAGGAACTGCTCCGGACAAGCTTCAAAAGCTTCTCCGAGGCGGCCCGGCAGATCGATCAGGCGGTCAATACCTACAACCACCTGAGGCCGCATCTGTCGATCGATATGCTCACCCCGGCCGAGGCCCATGCCAGGACCGGCGAGCTCAAGAAGCGCTGGAAGAAATACTATCCGGCCAAAACTTTTCACTCTCAGGCCGCGGCCTGA
- the pheS gene encoding phenylalanine--tRNA ligase subunit alpha yields MSDANQHIEAARTAFAEAFSPFDSLDLNGGGLADAEAKLRELGELKVRHTGKKSALAEAKKMIGRVAPEERSDFGQAVQAAEKEITDRLEKAETELNVFITSARIERERLDVTIPGRRPRTGHLHPITILRQKIEDIFVSMGYAIEDDREIETDYYNFDALNIPEGHPARESQDTFYTTGGFALRSQTSTVQIRAMERRGVPIRIIAPGKVFRRDTPDMTHVPMFHQIEGLCVDKGITMAHLKGTVTEWLKRLFGEDTVTRFRPSYFPFTEPSAEFDFSCFVCHGSGRVSSEQSAVSSEKGEDGGELLTAHGSQLTDRCRPCKGSGWIELGGSGMVHPNVLRSCGVDPAVYSGFAFGFGLERMAAMMFNIDDIRHMFENDVRFLEQFR; encoded by the coding sequence ATGTCTGATGCGAATCAACATATCGAAGCGGCGAGGACGGCATTTGCCGAGGCCTTTTCTCCGTTCGATTCACTTGACCTAAATGGCGGCGGCCTTGCCGACGCCGAGGCGAAGCTCCGCGAACTCGGCGAGCTAAAGGTCCGCCACACGGGCAAGAAATCTGCCCTCGCCGAGGCGAAAAAGATGATCGGGCGCGTCGCCCCGGAGGAGCGGTCCGACTTTGGCCAGGCGGTTCAGGCCGCCGAAAAGGAGATCACCGATCGGCTTGAAAAGGCCGAGACGGAGCTTAATGTATTCATCACGTCGGCTCGTATCGAACGCGAGCGGCTTGATGTGACGATTCCCGGCCGCCGGCCGCGGACCGGCCATCTGCACCCGATCACGATACTACGGCAAAAGATCGAGGACATCTTTGTCTCGATGGGCTACGCGATCGAGGACGACCGCGAGATAGAGACGGACTATTATAACTTCGACGCGCTGAACATCCCCGAGGGGCATCCTGCCCGCGAGTCGCAGGACACGTTCTACACGACCGGCGGCTTTGCATTGCGTTCGCAGACCTCGACCGTCCAGATCCGGGCGATGGAACGACGCGGCGTGCCGATCCGCATCATCGCACCGGGCAAGGTCTTTCGCCGCGATACGCCGGACATGACACACGTGCCGATGTTTCACCAGATCGAAGGCCTCTGCGTCGATAAAGGCATCACGATGGCGCACCTGAAGGGCACCGTCACCGAATGGCTCAAGCGGCTCTTCGGCGAGGACACCGTCACGCGTTTCCGCCCGTCGTACTTCCCTTTCACCGAGCCCTCGGCCGAGTTCGATTTCTCGTGCTTCGTGTGCCACGGAAGTGGAAGGGTGAGCAGCGAGCAGTCAGCAGTGAGCAGTGAGAAAGGCGAAGATGGCGGCGAACTGCTTACCGCTCACGGCTCACAGCTCACTGACAGGTGTCGGCCCTGCAAGGGCTCGGGCTGGATCGAGCTTGGCGGGTCGGGAATGGTCCATCCGAATGTGCTGCGTTCGTGCGGCGTCGATCCGGCAGTCTACTCGGGCTTCGCCTTCGGCTTCGGCCTCGAACGCATGGCCGCGATGATGTTCAACATCGACGACATCCGGCATATGTTCGAGAACGACGTGCGTTTTCTTGAGCAATTCCGGTAG
- a CDS encoding cell division protein ZapA, with protein MAVGREDGGSAEQAIRVEIYNQTYSIRSDGDNEYIQKLADYVDSKMRDISSGTLTVDSLKVAILAALHIADELHQHQHQNQQTDAQLASRSAECSEMLDRILKHKDIVPQELESDRSM; from the coding sequence ATGGCTGTCGGGCGTGAGGACGGAGGTTCGGCCGAGCAGGCGATCCGCGTCGAGATATACAATCAGACGTACAGCATTCGCTCGGATGGCGACAACGAGTATATCCAGAAACTCGCTGACTATGTCGATTCGAAAATGCGGGACATCTCTTCCGGAACGCTCACTGTCGATTCGCTCAAGGTGGCGATCCTCGCCGCTCTTCACATCGCCGACGAACTCCATCAGCATCAACATCAGAACCAGCAGACCGATGCTCAGCTTGCCTCGCGAAGTGCCGAATGTTCCGAAATGCTCGACCGGATTTTGAAGCACAAAGACATCGTTCCGCAGGAGCTCGAGTCGGACCGTTCGATGTAG
- a CDS encoding Gfo/Idh/MocA family oxidoreductase: MSKVRIGIVGTGYIGNVHGRIYTRDERVEVSALYDIVPERAERTAKSIGGKVCSSRDELMENCDAVLVCSPNKTHKEIALHAIAEGKHVFCEKPFAIGIEDASELRDAALNGKGVFQVGHNRRFAPVYATLKELLGNDTAHSAHIKMNRGELKNPVWTGDVNVTGGFLYETTIHLFDMMRFQFGEIEELVAYGSQHEYPELDEFSIIFKFKNGFHCTFASSSDASWHFPFERIEVFCHHRTIMTEEMERLLDSRGMDANFETLSFHMTEKEERWGYVQEDRAFIDSILSGSEPPVTADDGFRSVELVESVYTAIRSGERIRF, from the coding sequence ATGAGTAAAGTTCGAATTGGAATCGTTGGAACCGGGTATATCGGCAATGTTCACGGGCGGATTTATACGCGCGATGAGCGTGTTGAGGTTTCGGCGTTGTACGATATCGTCCCGGAGCGGGCGGAGCGTACCGCCAAGAGCATCGGCGGCAAGGTCTGCTCGTCGCGTGATGAGCTGATGGAGAACTGCGACGCTGTTCTTGTATGCTCACCGAACAAGACGCACAAAGAGATCGCCTTGCACGCTATCGCGGAAGGGAAGCATGTCTTTTGCGAAAAGCCTTTCGCTATCGGCATTGAAGACGCGAGCGAACTCCGCGACGCGGCTCTCAACGGCAAGGGCGTCTTTCAGGTCGGGCACAATCGCCGCTTTGCACCGGTCTATGCGACGCTGAAGGAGCTGCTCGGTAACGACACGGCCCACTCTGCCCACATAAAGATGAACCGCGGTGAGCTGAAGAATCCGGTCTGGACCGGCGATGTGAATGTGACCGGCGGCTTTCTTTATGAGACGACCATCCACCTCTTCGATATGATGCGGTTCCAGTTCGGCGAGATCGAAGAGCTTGTAGCCTACGGGTCGCAGCACGAATATCCGGAGCTTGATGAATTTTCGATCATCTTCAAGTTTAAGAACGGCTTTCACTGCACGTTCGCATCTTCGTCGGACGCGAGCTGGCATTTTCCGTTCGAGCGGATCGAGGTCTTCTGTCACCACCGAACGATAATGACCGAAGAAATGGAGCGGCTTCTCGATTCACGCGGAATGGACGCCAACTTTGAAACGCTTTCTTTTCATATGACCGAGAAAGAGGAGCGTTGGGGATACGTTCAGGAAGATCGGGCTTTTATCGATTCGATACTGTCCGGCAGCGAGCCGCCCGTGACCGCCGATGACGGATTTCGGTCGGTCGAGTTGGTCGAATCGGTGTATACTGCCATCCGTAGCGGTGAACGCATTCGCTTTTGA
- a CDS encoding zinc-ribbon domain-containing protein, whose protein sequence is MIQCQNCGKTNADESQFCRFCGARMALRQEVDFDQAPPRPYAWKTDEYQTQAEGRTVSLDYKQRTSPLLETHLAPHAGALAYTGPKDLSGNYRCPFCGTHFLPVNERRISTAGWIVFGTLLLFTVVFFWIGLLLKEDVPVCPICKRAVK, encoded by the coding sequence GTGATCCAGTGTCAAAATTGCGGCAAAACAAATGCCGATGAAAGCCAGTTCTGCCGATTTTGCGGAGCGAGGATGGCTCTGCGGCAAGAGGTTGATTTCGACCAGGCTCCGCCGCGGCCGTATGCCTGGAAGACGGACGAGTACCAGACCCAAGCCGAAGGACGGACCGTCAGTCTTGACTACAAACAGCGAACCTCGCCACTTCTTGAGACCCATTTAGCTCCTCACGCCGGAGCCCTCGCCTACACCGGGCCGAAAGACCTTTCGGGCAACTACCGATGCCCATTCTGCGGCACACACTTTCTGCCCGTGAACGAACGGCGCATTTCGACCGCGGGCTGGATCGTCTTCGGAACCCTACTCTTGTTCACGGTAGTGTTTTTCTGGATCGGACTTCTTTTGAAAGAGGATGTTCCGGTTTGCCCGATCTGCAAACGCGCGGTCAAATAA